From Epinephelus lanceolatus isolate andai-2023 chromosome 5, ASM4190304v1, whole genome shotgun sequence, the proteins below share one genomic window:
- the lingo1a gene encoding leucine-rich repeat and immunoglobulin-like domain-containing nogo receptor-interacting protein 1, with product MAAGEATGHSYLVACWQPILILMLGTVLSGSTTGCPSRCECNVQERSVMCHRKKLMTVPEGIPAETRLLDLSKNRIRTINPDEFATFPNLEHLELSENTISTIEPGAFNNLYGLRTLGLRSNKLKLIQLGVFTGLSNLTQLDISENKIVILLDYMFQDLYNLRSLEVGDNDLVFISHRAFHGLSSLEHLSLEKCNLSSVPTEAFTHLHSLITLRLRLLNINVIRDYSFKRLYRLKVLEIANWPYLDTMTPNCLYGLNLTSLTIANANLTTIPYVALRHLVYLRFLNLSYNPIHTIEGNKLHDLLRLQEFHLVGGRLAMIEPYSFRGLNYLKILNVSGNSLSTLEESAFHSVGNLETLALYDNPLACDCRLLWVFRRRWRLNFNRQQPTCASPEFVQGKEFKDFPDVLQPNYFTCRKSRIRDRKPQQKFVDEGAIVHFACQADGDPAPVIMWLSPQKKFITTKTIGRLSVLPDGTLEVRYAQIQDNGTYVCIASNAGGNDTSLAHLHIHSYSPDWPHQPNKTFAFISNQPTETGANGTRANAPFPFDIKTLIIATTMGFISFLGVVLFCLVLLFLWSRGKGNTKHNIEIEYVPRKSDAGMSSSTVDAPRKFNMKMI from the coding sequence ATGGCGGCCGGGGAAGCGACTGGGCACAGCTACCTGGTGGCTTGCTGGCAGCCCATTCTGATCCTGATGCTGGGCACCGTGCTGTCTGGCTCCACTACAGGCTGTCCATCCCGCTGTGAGTGCAATGTTCAAGAGCGCTCTGTGATGTGCCACCGCAAGAAGCTCATGACAGTTCCTGAGGGCATTCCTGCAGAAACGAGACTGCTGGACCTCAGCAAGAACCGCATCAGAACCATCAACCCAGACGAGTTTGCCACCTTTCCCAACCTGGAACACCTGGAGCTCAGCGAAAACACGATCTCCACTATAGAACCCGGAGCGTTCAACAACCTTTACGGCTTGCGGACATTGGGGTTGCGTAGCAACAAGCTCAAGTTGATCCAGCTCGGCGTTTTCACAGGCCTGAGCAATCTCACGCAGCTGGACATAAGTGAGAACAAGATCGTCATCCTGTTGGACTACATGTTCCAGGATTTGTACAACCTGCGGTCTTTAGAGGTGGGTGATAACGACCTGGTTTTTATCTCCCACCGGGCTTTTCATGGCCTGAGTAGCCTTGAGCACCTGAGTCTGGAGAAGTGCAACTTGTCCTCTGTGCCAACAGAGGCTTTCACCCACCTTCACAGTCTGATCACACTCAGGCTGCGCCTCCTCAATATCAATGTCATACGGGATTACTCCTTCAAACGGCTGTATCGGCTCAAAGTGTTGGAAATAGCCAATTGGCCATATCTGGATACGATGACCCCAAATTGCTTGTATGGATTAAATCTCACCTCCCTGACCATCGCAAATGCCAACCTGACCACAATTCCCTATGTAGCCCTGCGGCACTTGGTTTATTTGCGCTTTCTTAATCTTTCATATAACCCAATCCACACCATCGAGGGGAATAAGCTCCATGATCTTCTGCGTCTGCAGGAATTTCACCTGGTAGGAGGCAGACTGGCAATGATTGAGCCCTACTCTTTCCGTGGTCTGAACTACCTGAAGATTCTAAACGTGTCTGGAAACTCTCTTAGCACTTTAGAGGAGTCGGCTTTCCATTCAGTTGGCAACCTGGAAACCCTTGCCTTGTATGATAATCCCCTGGCCTGTGACTGCCGACTGTTATGGGTTTTCCGCCGACGCTGGAGACTGAACTTCAACAGGCAGCAGCCCACCTGTGCCTCCCCTGAGTTTGTCCAAGGCAAAGAATTCAAAGACTTCCCGGATGTTCTGCAGCCCAACTACTTCACGTGTCGCAAGTCGAGGATTAGGGATCGCAAGCCCCAGCAGAAATTTGTTGATGAGGGAGCCATTGTTCATTTTGCTTGCCAAGCAGATGGAGATCCTGCTCCAGTGATAATGTGGCTCTCCCCGCAGAAAAAGTTTATCACCACCAAGACAATTGGAAGGCTCTCTGTGTTGCCAGACGGCACCCTCGAGGTTCGCTATGCCCAGATTCAAGACAATGGTACATATGTGTGTATAGCAAGCAACGCGGGCGGAAATGACACCTCTCTTGCTCACCTGCACATTCATAGCTACTCGCCTGACTGGCCACACCAGCCCAACAAGACTTTTGCCTTCATCTCCAACCAGCCCACAGAAACTGGTGCTAACGGTACAAGAGCCAACGCCCCTTTCCCCTTTGATATAAAGACGTTGATCATCGCCACCACAATGGGCTTCATCTCTTTTCTTGGTGTCGTCTTGTTTTGCTTGGTACTGCTCTTCCTTTGGAGCAGAGGTAAAGGCAACACCAAGCACAACATCGAGATCGAGTACGTGCCACGGAAATCGGACGCTGGCATGAGCAGCAGCACGGTGGATGCTCCTCGCAAGTTTAACATGAAAATGATTTAA